Part of the Geodermatophilus obscurus DSM 43160 genome is shown below.
CCTCGTCCGCGGCGTCCCGGTCGTGGTCCTGGCTGGAGAGCATCAGGCCGACCAGGTCGGCGCCCCGGCGGCCGACGACGAGCACCGGGCGGTCCTTGCCGCGGCCGTCGCCCTCGTCGTAGGGCACCCACGCCCACACGACCTCGCCCGGGTCGGGCTCGCCGTCGTCCTGCGGGCGGAAGGCGAGGTCGACGCCGTCCAGGCCGCCGGTGAGGTCCCGGACGGGGCCGCCGGGGCCGCGCGCGACGGACGGAGCGGGCCGAGCCGCGGGCGGACGGTGCCGGGCCGCGGGTGGACCGGGCCGGGTGGCGGGCGGCCGCACGACCGCGCGCAGCAGCGACCTGAGCACCCGGGGCAGGGAGGGTCCGGCCATGCCCGGCACGGTACGGGTGGGGCGGGTGGTGCTGGTCGGGTGTTCCGTGTGACACACAGGTGTCGATCCGTCACCAACACGGTTGGACCTGCCGAGGCAGGGGCACCATGTCCGCACGGGGACCGGGCACTGCCGACCCCGAGAGAGGGGGGTCGCCATGACCTCGGCTGAGCCGCTTCCCCCTGCTTTGCCGCGGGGGCGCGAGGTGAAGGCGAGCGTGCTCGCCGCCTTCCAGCTCGTGGAGGACGCACGGTACCTGGGCACCGGCCGGCGGAGCCGGCGCGGTCGCCGACGGGCCATCGCCGAACGCACCGTCGCCTACCGGAGACTCGCCCGCGACCTGCGCGTCGGCTGACAGGGGACCCCCTGCCCCCCACCGTGGGAGGACGGGGTCCTCGCTCAGGCGACGCAGAACTCGTTGCCCTCGGGGTCGGCCAGGGTGACCCACTCGAACGGGCCCTGCGAGGCCCGGTGGAGCTCGGTCGCGCCCAGTCCCAGGAGGCGGCCGACCTCGTCCTCCCGCCCGTCCGCGCCCACGTGCACGTCCAGGTGCACGCGGTTCTTGACGGTCTTGGCCTCCGGGACCAGCTGGAAGAGCACCCGCGGCCGGTCGGGGTCGGGCGAGGTGATGGCTGCGCCCGAGCGCCACACCAGCGCGCCGCGGTGCGTGGTGGTGTCCGCCTCGGTCGCTGCGCCCGTCGTCACCATGCGGCGGATGAACGCCTCGTCCTGCGGTTCGACCTGCCATCCGAGGACCTCGGCCCACCAGTCGGCCTGTCCGTGCGGATCGGCGCTGTCGATCACGATCTGGATGTCCGTGGCCATGCGCGGACGATAGGCCGGGGCGCCGACGGATCCGGCTTCCCCGCAGGGGCCCGCCGCGAGTCTGCGAGCGGTGATGAGGACGGGGTCCTCAGAGCTCCTGCGCCAGCTCCGCGCGCATCTCCTCCTGTCCGGGCAGTGGCGTGCTCAGCCCGCAGTGGTCGCGCATCACCTCGCCCAGCGACGGGAAGGTCGAGCGCTCGACCTGCCGCTGCGGGTCCCACAGCCCCGAGCGCATGACCGCCTTGCCGCACTGGAAGTACGCGCGCTCGACGGTCAGCACCAGCACCGACCGCGGCGGACGGCCGAACTCGGTCAGGTCCACGCCGACGTCGTCCGGACCCACGAGGGTCGTCGTCCCGAAGACCTTGAGGGTCTCCTCGAACCCGGGCACGAAGAACAGCAGGGCGGCGCGCGGGTTGCCCACGGTGTTGCGCAGGCTGTCCACCCGGTTGTTGCCCTGCCGGTCCGGGAGGGCGAGGGTCCGCTCGTCGAGGACCCTGGCGAACCCCGGGTCACCGCCGCGCGGGGAGACGTCCGGCCAGCCGTCGGCGCCGGCTGTGGACAGCGTGGCGAACGGCGACAGCGCGATGAAGGCGCGGCAGTGCCGGTCGAGGTGGTCGACGACCTTGTCCTGCACCAGCCGCGAGGGTGGGCGGTAGCCGGCCAGCACGTCGGGAGCGGTGTCCACGGGAGCACGGTAGCCCGGCTACGGTCACCGGCCGTGGCTGCACGGTGGAGCTCCCCGGTCCGGTACGTCGAGTGCGACCAGCAGGGCGTCGTCTTCAACGCCCACTA
Proteins encoded:
- a CDS encoding type II toxin-antitoxin system PemK/MazF family toxin, with amino-acid sequence MAGPSLPRVLRSLLRAVVRPPATRPGPPAARHRPPAARPAPSVARGPGGPVRDLTGGLDGVDLAFRPQDDGEPDPGEVVWAWVPYDEGDGRGKDRPVLVVGRRGADLVGLMLSSQDHDRDAADEARHGRTWMDVGRGGWDPRGRPSEVRLDRLLLLPPGSARREGAALGRAVFDDVVTALHALHRR
- a CDS encoding VOC family protein; this encodes MATDIQIVIDSADPHGQADWWAEVLGWQVEPQDEAFIRRMVTTGAATEADTTTHRGALVWRSGAAITSPDPDRPRVLFQLVPEAKTVKNRVHLDVHVGADGREDEVGRLLGLGATELHRASQGPFEWVTLADPEGNEFCVA
- a CDS encoding pyridoxamine 5'-phosphate oxidase family protein; the protein is MDTAPDVLAGYRPPSRLVQDKVVDHLDRHCRAFIALSPFATLSTAGADGWPDVSPRGGDPGFARVLDERTLALPDRQGNNRVDSLRNTVGNPRAALLFFVPGFEETLKVFGTTTLVGPDDVGVDLTEFGRPPRSVLVLTVERAYFQCGKAVMRSGLWDPQRQVERSTFPSLGEVMRDHCGLSTPLPGQEEMRAELAQEL